A section of the Triticum dicoccoides isolate Atlit2015 ecotype Zavitan chromosome 7A, WEW_v2.0, whole genome shotgun sequence genome encodes:
- the LOC119333366 gene encoding NAC domain-containing protein 91-like, whose product MEGLDVDDVFHHYRLSPTEVEVVTYYLPRLLSGETLHGVDKLIHRVNISGCEPKDLAARYAPVPQAISSGDRFFFTTCKSKNGSKLQSVRGASTWTIQKTKEICHAGVKVGEVKNLSFKKKGKSTGWVMEEYRCLLPEATVSDGVKVFCKMHLAQHAPDAARQESEAYKLQQPQPEAVTQSTHAQKRPATAAAAEPHQARPQKRMRGAVPVPAPATSSFTAAAPVFLPDESVPEADDDMARFCCTIDELLGSQAEENLPVGATNSIEQNFYLEPEGLFADAAEEIVPLEADELEFLRTFLDEEAEESTNDKSSIAQDVGTYKPPPPIIFHDPFEAAWKAEEALEKEKRCNAAANLHAGGHSNFFSPASVY is encoded by the coding sequence ATGGAGGGGCTCGACGTCGACGACGTCTTCCACCACTACCGGCTGAGCCCCACGGAAGTGGAGGTCGTCACCTACTACCTGCCACGCCTCCTCTCCGGCGAGACGCTGCACGGCGTCGACAAGCTCATCCACCGCGTCAACATCTCCGGCTGCGAGCCCAAGGATTTGGCCGCCCGATACGCGCCCGTGCCGCAGGCCATCAGCAGCGGCGACCGGTTCTTCTTCACCACGTGCAAGAGCAAGAATGGGAGCAAGCTCCAGAGCGTGCGCGGCGCCAGCACATGGACCATCCAGAAGACCAAAGAGATTTGCCACGCGGGAGTCAAGGTCGGCGAGGTCAAGAACCTGtccttcaagaagaagggcaagtccacCGGCTGGGTCATGGAGGAGTACCGGTGCCTGCTGCCGGAGGCCACCGTCAGCGACGGGGTGAAGGTCTTCTGCAAGATGCACTTGGCTCAGCATGCCCCTGACGCGGCCCGACAGGAATCGGAGGCGTACAAGCTTCAACAACCGCAACCGGAGGCCGTGACCCAGAGCACGCACGCGCAGAAGAGGCCAGCGACCGCTGCCGCCGCCGAGCCTCATCAGGCGCGCCCTCAGAAGAGGATGCGCGGTGCCGTCCCGGTCCCGGCACCTGCCACATCGTCGTTCACCGCTGCAGCACCGGTTTTCTTGCCGGATGAATCCGTACCTGAAGCTGACGACGACATGGCCCGGTTCTGTTGCACAATCGATGAGCTTCTCGGGTCACAAGCGGAGGAAAATCTCCCGGTCGGAGCTACTAACAGCATCGAACAGAACTTCTACTTGGAACCAGAGGGGCTTTTCGCTGATGCTGCAGAAGAAATTGTCCCGCTCGAAGCTGACGAGCTGGAGTTCCTTAGGACCTTCCTCGATGAAGAAGCAGAAGAGTCGACGAACGACAAGTCATCCATTGCCCAAGACGTGGGGACTTacaagccgccgccgccgatcaTCTTCCATGATCCATTTGAAGCAGCGTGGAAGGCCGAAGAGGCGCTCGAGAAGGAGAAGAGGTGCAATGCCGCGGCCAATCTTCACGCTGGAGGGCACAGCAACTTCTTCTCGCCTGCAAGTGTCTActaa